The DNA sequence TCGCCGATGTTGAGAACATTGCCCTTTCCGGTAGATAGCCCGTGCTGACACGCTCGTGCCGGTGTCAAGGGCGCGAAGCGCCGCGAAACCCTTGATGCCGGCGGAAGGCAACAAGCACCATGGAGTCCGGAGGTGGTCAGCGTTGGTTGTTTTTTGATGGCCAGCTTCTCGGAATGCTGCCGTGGCTCGCCTGCAGAAATCCACCAGTTGGAATATCTTAACCTTCGCCCGTTTATGTTCCGCAGCTTAAACCCGTGGGTGCGTTTGAGCGCGTACATGAACCGGATGCTTATCGGCTTTGCGGTCCTTTCGATCGGTGCTGTTTCGGTCGGAGCCTCCATTGTCAAGAAGCAAACCTTTTCAGACTCGCATCGTCGAAGCCGCCAAGTCATTCTTTATTACACGCTTAGCCGAATCGATAATCCCATCATCGTTCTCGGCGACAGCATCGTCGAAGCGTCCACGCTGCCACGCGAGCTCTGCGGTCATCCCATTGTCAACGCTGGCCTAGACGGTGCCTCAACGGCGAGCGATTTGGGCAACTGGCTCGTGGATGTGCTCGATGGCAAATCCGCGTCCGCCATCGTGGTGGCGTTGGGAACCAACGACGTGTTGGCCGCACGTGACTTGCCGCAGTTTAAGGCAAACTACAGGACACTGTTGTCGCAGCTTTCGAAGGCGGCGGCTCGCGTGATCGTGTTGGCGGTTCCCCCCATCGATGCTTCACCTCGCCTGGCGGTCGACGCCCAAGATAAAGCTATGCGCCTGATCGACAGCTATAATTCCGCTCTACCTGAACTCACTGTCCGAGGCGGCGCGACCTTTGCTGCGTTGC is a window from the Terriglobia bacterium genome containing:
- a CDS encoding SGNH/GDSL hydrolase family protein; amino-acid sequence: MVSVGCFLMASFSECCRGSPAEIHQLEYLNLRPFMFRSLNPWVRLSAYMNRMLIGFAVLSIGAVSVGASIVKKQTFSDSHRRSRQVILYYTLSRIDNPIIVLGDSIVEASTLPRELCGHPIVNAGLDGASTASDLGNWLVDVLDGKSASAIVVALGTNDVLAARDLPQFKANYRTLLSQLSKAAARVIVLAVPPIDASPRLAVDAQDKAMRLIDSYNSALPELTVRGGATFAALPPMPTPHTIDGVHLSVAGYDLWNQAVLQGASVLCGTK